The following proteins come from a genomic window of Aspergillus luchuensis IFO 4308 DNA, chromosome 3, nearly complete sequence:
- a CDS encoding uncharacterized protein (COG:S;~EggNog:ENOG410PKJ9;~InterPro:IPR024975;~PFAM:PF13020;~antiSMASH:Cluster_3.6): MAGLDDSITSVAFSETIRLRASDQFERDFKAGAAGELFVFELLSRLDPPLPTFTRDNWQSVIRKFVTILPEYSDMTAWHGRETADITYDDQDGVLTSLFIDKGYLRDDVWRGKTPRFYIEVKSSTADNRTPLFMSKHQYRRMQEMSNGETQSDNMDMVYVIFRVYNLGQQGMRVKVYVDPEVMRVRGELLFTAEGWSVVPA, encoded by the exons ATGGCAGGTCTGGACGACTCAATCACATCGGTTGCATTCTCCGAGACCATTCGTCTGCGGGCCTCTGACCAGTTTGAACGGGACTTCAAGGCCGGTGCAGCCGGAGAACTATTC GTATTCGAACTCCTCTCACGACTAGATCCACCCCTACCTACCTTCACCCGCGACAACTGGCAAAGCGTGATCCGCAAATTCGTCACAATTCTCCCCGAGTATTCCGACATGACAGCATGGCATGGTCGTGAGACAGCAGACATTACCTACGATGATCAGGACGGAGTTctcacctccctcttcaTAGACAAAGGATACCTACGGGATGATgtgtggaggggaaagacacCTCGGTTCTACATAGAAGTCAAATCTTCTACTGCGGACAACCGTACGCCTTTATTCATGAGCAAGCACCAGTACCGACGG ATGCAAGAGATGTCCAACGGCGAGACACAGTCTGATAACATGGACATGGTGTATGTGATCTTCCGAGTGTATAATCTAGGACAGCAGGGCATGAGGGTGAAAGTTTATGTGGATCCAGAAGTGATGCGCGTCAGAGGGGAATTACTATTTACTGCCGAGGGGTGGTCGGTTGTTCCGGCTTGA